Below is a window of Campylobacter canadensis DNA.
TCAGGTGTTGATGAACAAACTCTAATTGAACTTACAAAAAGTCTAAAAAACAATCTAAGCTTAATTATGAGTGGCTGGGGTATGCAAAGAGCTCATCATGGCGAACAACCTCACTGGGCTATGGTAACACTATGTGCTATGCTAGGGCATATTGGCAAGGCTGGTGGTGGTTTTGGCTTGAGCTATCATTATTCAAACGGTGGAGTTGCAACAACCAACGCTCCTGTTGTTGGTGGAGTAAATGCTAATTTGGTTGGAAAATGGAGCAATGATGAGTTTTTAGGAATAATGGGGGCTAAATTTGATAGCAACGGGCATTTAATACAAGGCGATGAAGATGAAAGTATTAAAAATACTGGTCAAAGTTGGCTAGCAAAAACAAGCGATGCTGCAATTCCTGTTGCAAGAATTGCTGATATGTTGTTAAATCCAAATAAAACAATAGAACATAATGGCAAAAAAATAACTTATAGTGATATTGATTTTATTTACTGGGTTGGCGGTAATCCTTTTGTACATCATCAAGATTTAAAAGCTTTAAGAAAGGCTTGGCAAAAACCTAGCACTATAGTTATGAATGAAATTTATTGGACTCCAAGCGCTAAAATGGCTGATATAGTATTGCCAGTAACTTCGCTTTATGAAAGAGATGATATAAGTATGAGTGGAGATTATTCAAATTATAGCATAGTTCCTATGAAAGCAGCTGTAAATAAATACGAAGAAAGCAAAGACGATATTGAAATATTTTACGAATTATTAAAATACTATGCTTTCTACTTTAGCACACAAAATAATAAAGATGAAAATTACGCTGCAACTTTAGCAAAAAAATTACAAAATGCTTATTTAGACAATGCAAAAAATTCTTTTGAATTGGTAGAAAAATATTATTCTCAAGCACTAGCAAGAACTTCTTTAGAGCTTCCAAATTTTCAAGCATTTTGGCAAGAAAACAAAGCTTTAGAATTTGAAGCTACTCAAGATTCTTTTGAATTTGTGCGTTTTGCTGATTTTATAGATGACCCTATTTTAAATCCACTTGGAACACCTAGCGGATTAATAGAAATTTATAGCACAACAATAGAAAAGATGAACTATGACGATTGTAAGGCTCATCCAATGTGGTTTGAACCAATTGAATATTTAGCAAACACAAGTAATCCATCAAGTTTTCATTTACTAAGCCCACATCCTAGCCATAGATTGCATTCTCAACTTTGCCACACAAGTTTAAAAGATACTTACACAATTAAAGGGCATGAGCCTTGCTTAATGAACCCTGAAGATGCAAAAGAATTAAATATTAAAGATGGGGATTTAATTGAATTAAGCAATGAAAGAGGTAGTGTAATCGCAGGTGCAAAACTTGATGAAGGAGTGTTAAATAAGGTTGTAGTTTTAGCAGAAGGTGCTTGGTATGACCCTGATGAAAACGGTAATTGCAAGTATGGTTGCCCGAATGTTTTAACTCTTGATTTACCTACAAGCAAGTTAGCAAACGGTAATATTTCACATACAGCCTTAGTAAATGTGAAAAAATACACAGGCAAAAAAGTAAAAATCACAGCCTTTACTCCACCAAAGGGTGCAAAATAATTTTTAAAAAGAGTTTAAAATTTTATATTTTAAACTCTCATATCAATCTTTTTTGTATTATCTAATATATTAATAAAAGCTATGCAAAATTCACAAAAGCCATCTAGCTTATTTTTACTTTGTAATTCTTTTTCTTTGTCTTTACTAATTTTTAAAATCTCAGCATTTTTAAATATTTTTATATCTTGTTGTAATTTTCTTAAATAAATATTTGTATTACTTAAAATATATTCTTTTATTGCATCTTTATTTTCTATTTTACTAGCTTTGTTTGAAGTGGCGTTTTTGTAAGCATTATCTAAATCGTTTAAATATTTTTCTTTATCTTCATCAAGCATAAATTCAGCCAATGTTAAATTGCCATCTTTATTTTTATCCTTTAAAATATTTTCGCTAATTTGCTAACTTCATAAATTTAGCAGCAACTTCACCAAACCATCCTGCTACATAGTTTGCTGCGTCTCCTTTTAAAATAATATTGCCTTTCTCTTTTAAAAAATCACTATCTTTAAAAAAGCTTTTTAAATCATTTAAAACTTTATCGCTTGTTTGATATAAAAAATTATTTGCTTTTATATCTTTTCATATTTGATTTAGATTTAGTGTGCTATTTACATCTTTGCTTTATTTACACTTGTGTTTAAAAAGTTACTTATATCTGCATTAAAACTATCAATTTTTAGCATTTATTCTCCTTTATTTTCTATATCGGCATTTTTATTTTTGTAAATATTTTAAAAAATAAAAAAAGAAAATGTTTTAACTATAACTTCAATTTTAATCTTAATCTACAAGCAAGCTTGTTTGAGCCTTATGAGACTAGATACAAAAGACCACATACAAAATACGCTATTACATCTCGTGGTACTTTATTTTGTAGCCCTTATATTAATGATTAATATAAAATAATTTAGTCTAATATTTTAAATTATAATTTTATTTAAATATGTAGATTTTACTATAGTTTTTATCTATATATTTACATTATTAATATAAATTTTATTTTTAAATAATAAGCTTTAATTCAAAATTAATTAAATATTATTAATCACTTAAATCAAATTTTAAAAAGCTTTTTATTTAAAGGAGCAACAATGAAAGTAAATGCAACAGGAATTCATACAACTATTACAGTAAAAAAATCTACTAAGAATGATTTAAATTTTGGTGACTTTTTAAACAATAATGAAAAAACTCAAGCAATAATTAACGAACAAAAATCCAATAAAGCATTTAATACATTAAGCACTTCTTCAATCTTTAATCCACTTTATGGTTATAGCGTGGATAATAATGGCTTTATGGGTGCTGATTTTAATAAGGCTGCAGGCTTGCCAGATGATTTTAAAATACACTCAAGCACTCTAAAAGAAATAGAAAGATACAATGAAACAATGAATGTTTATTCAGTTATGAAAAGAAATCTAGGCTCTGCAAAATATAAAAAAACCTTTGATAATATTGATATGGCAGATACAATAAAGCAGTATTACAAGCTTTTTAGCACTATTACACACGATAATAAAGACTACCCAATGGGTGTTAGTATAGATACTGGTAGCACTGGATTTAGTTTTGATTATATAGGCGATGTAAGCAAGTATAAAGTTACTAATATTTATAAAACTAATGAAGAATTAAATTATGCAAAAAGCATTGATGCAATAGGCTTTAATGTATTTGAGCTTAGCTTTGTACCAAAAAATGTTGCAGAAGATGATAAAGAATTTAGCTTTAGCCCTGATTTTTCTATGTACAATGAAAAAGAACGCAATTTTATAGGCTTTTTACAAAGCATTGAACCACATGCTAGTAAAAGTGGTAACACTAGATTAAGTCAAAGTGCTTTAAGTTATGCTCTAATGACAAAAGCAGACCATGAAAATATACAAGCACAAATGCGCAGCCACAATATCTTATTAAAAACTGCAGAAGAAATAAAAAATAGTGGCATTGATGAGTTGTTAAAAACAAATAATGAAGTAGCTAGATTTTTAGAAAAAACTAAGGTTTGATATAAGTATAAATTAAAATCTTTAGCGCCTTTACTAATATTACTTTAAATATTAAGCTTGATTAAAACAAATCAAAATAATTAAAAAAGCAAATTACAAATATCTTAAATATACCCCACAAAGATAAGTGGGGGTGCTTATTAGCTTATAAAAATAGCGAGAATTTATACGATAAAAGGGTTTAAAAATATATAAATAAAAATTCAATTTATCTATTGTAAATTTTTTATTATTTTTGCCGATGTTAGTTAACTAAAGGAGAAGTTATGTTTAAAAAAACATTAAAAACTTTATCTTTACTAACTATTTTAAGCTTAGCTGCTAATGCTAATGATTTATTAGCAGAGATTACTAATAATGCTATAAGTGATAATTCATTAGGTGTTAAAGTTTTAAATAAAGAACAAATGAGTAAAGTTCGTGGCGGGTATACTTTTACTTATCATTCAAAATTAGTAGATACTTTGTATTCAAGACAAGTTTACTATGTATTAGAATTAAACACAAATGAAAAATTAGGAAAAGGAATTTGTTATTTTAATAGAGATTGTATAACTAGTAATTTAGGTTTATCAGAAAAGAGAAATCTTGATAATGCCTTAAGTGGTTTACTTTCAAATGAACTACCAGCAATAGCATTCACTCAGACAAAAACACCACAGTTTTTTGGATATACGTATAATTACAGTTATAATCCAAGGGCTGTGAATATTCAAACTGGTAAAGTTAGAACTTGGGCTGGAAATTCTTGGATAAGAAATGCAACACTAAATAAATCAATAAAAAACCATATTTTTATTGATTCTGGAAATAAATTTGGAAGATTTTATTAATATTTTAGGGCTCATTTGAGCCCAAAGGAATAATTATGAAAATAATGGCTAATTCTTACACAATGTATCAAACAACCAATGTGAGTAAAAAAGAAACTAACAATGAAATTAAAAAAGTAGATGATAAAAAAGTAGGAGAAGTATTAGGATACGGAGTTGATAAAGATGGCTTTTTTACAAGCGATTTTAACAAAGCCGCAGGTATTCCAGATAATTTTAAAATACATAGTGATACTTTAAAAAATCTAGTAAATGATAATGAAAATTCATATTTAGCATATAAACCATTTTATGAAATTGATATAGCAAAAAGTGTAGGAAATGCTTATAAAATCTTAAGCCAAGTTGTAGGAGATGATATATTAAACTCTAAAGAATTTTTTAATACCGAAGATATAAAGCAATTTCCACAAGGTTATATTCAAGCAAGAAGCGATGAAATCAAAATTAACAAAATTTTACATTCATCTGATGATTATGAAAACAATCACGGAATGACTTTTCAAAATGAACTTTATCAAACTCATCATCCTTTATTTTATTCTTTTGATAATGATGATAGAACAAAACCAAACACAAATGTTTTTCCACCTGACAATGCCAAGCAAGACCCTAGATTTAGTGGATATTTTGGTGATTATGATGTGGCAAAACAAAAGTATATAAATGAAAATGGCGAAATATCAAAAGGTGGACTTTTAATAGGTATATTAAAATCAAACCCAACTTTAATTGAAGGAGAAAGCACATATAAAGGTAAATTAAGTGGTTATGATAGAAAAATTAGCTCAGCTACATTTTTTGCATTTGATAAAGCGTTAGGAATGCAAGTACTGGCAAGGGGCGAAAATGGTTTTACAAGTGCTGAAGTTGAA
It encodes the following:
- a CDS encoding molybdopterin-dependent oxidoreductase — encoded protein: MKRRTFLKLGCASSSLALLPTNIFANSTKNSILKNAQVNTAAHWGVLQLSVKNGKLVDSKPYYKNKRYNDLQYYTQDLIYKNRIKYPYVRKSFLKNPNDNKPELRGKDEWVRVSWEDALKLVSKQLLKTRKTHGANGIFAGSYGWKSPGNIHNSRTLLHRFMNLTGGFVGSLGDYSTGASQVIMPHVVGSIEVYEQQTNYELVLENTKLLVIWGANPIDTLKIAWTVSDEQGLDYMQKIKDSNIKVICIDPYASTTVKFFDKAQHIRPRPNTDTAIMLAMMTYLYENNLYDKEFIENYTVGFEKFLPYLLGKNDGIKKDITWASKISGVDEQTLIELTKSLKNNLSLIMSGWGMQRAHHGEQPHWAMVTLCAMLGHIGKAGGGFGLSYHYSNGGVATTNAPVVGGVNANLVGKWSNDEFLGIMGAKFDSNGHLIQGDEDESIKNTGQSWLAKTSDAAIPVARIADMLLNPNKTIEHNGKKITYSDIDFIYWVGGNPFVHHQDLKALRKAWQKPSTIVMNEIYWTPSAKMADIVLPVTSLYERDDISMSGDYSNYSIVPMKAAVNKYEESKDDIEIFYELLKYYAFYFSTQNNKDENYAATLAKKLQNAYLDNAKNSFELVEKYYSQALARTSLELPNFQAFWQENKALEFEATQDSFEFVRFADFIDDPILNPLGTPSGLIEIYSTTIEKMNYDDCKAHPMWFEPIEYLANTSNPSSFHLLSPHPSHRLHSQLCHTSLKDTYTIKGHEPCLMNPEDAKELNIKDGDLIELSNERGSVIAGAKLDEGVLNKVVVLAEGAWYDPDENGNCKYGCPNVLTLDLPTSKLANGNISHTALVNVKKYTGKKVKITAFTPPKGAK
- a CDS encoding Cj0814 family flagellar-dependent secreted protein, giving the protein MKVNATGIHTTITVKKSTKNDLNFGDFLNNNEKTQAIINEQKSNKAFNTLSTSSIFNPLYGYSVDNNGFMGADFNKAAGLPDDFKIHSSTLKEIERYNETMNVYSVMKRNLGSAKYKKTFDNIDMADTIKQYYKLFSTITHDNKDYPMGVSIDTGSTGFSFDYIGDVSKYKVTNIYKTNEELNYAKSIDAIGFNVFELSFVPKNVAEDDKEFSFSPDFSMYNEKERNFIGFLQSIEPHASKSGNTRLSQSALSYALMTKADHENIQAQMRSHNILLKTAEEIKNSGIDELLKTNNEVARFLEKTKV
- a CDS encoding Cj0814 family flagellar-dependent secreted protein, producing MKIMANSYTMYQTTNVSKKETNNEIKKVDDKKVGEVLGYGVDKDGFFTSDFNKAAGIPDNFKIHSDTLKNLVNDNENSYLAYKPFYEIDIAKSVGNAYKILSQVVGDDILNSKEFFNTEDIKQFPQGYIQARSDEIKINKILHSSDDYENNHGMTFQNELYQTHHPLFYSFDNDDRTKPNTNVFPPDNAKQDPRFSGYFGDYDVAKQKYINENGEISKGGLLIGILKSNPTLIEGESTYKGKLSGYDRKISSATFFAFDKALGMQVLARGENGFTSAEVENMPRWLKDYVRLNAYDKPISQRSTIVGSDNYTKTLYSPTSGFFSDNKKAEEKQLDEFMRKIRELIGMENPNKNISELNYDEFLKLAFSFSQNKMLNMKV